In Micropterus dolomieu isolate WLL.071019.BEF.003 ecotype Adirondacks linkage group LG01, ASM2129224v1, whole genome shotgun sequence, the sequence ctccctctgctcctcctcactGCGTATGCTAAGCAGGTCCCAGTAGAACTCTCTGCAATATAACAGGGCATCTGACCAACACAGCTtgctttccaccactgctatGCCCCTACCCATCACCACCGCTCTGaaggaaggagaaggagcagcCAGTTCTGGAAAATGAGAGCAACAGTACATCTAGACTGAAGAAGCTGCAGCAAAAATACAGACAGCAACACTTTCCCTCGGTTTTTGAATTGAGTTGGCTATTTTCCAAATTGTGTACTAACGCTTAAAATCACACATATCATCCACCATGTCAAGTTTTGATTGACTAACCTCCAAACACTTGCACCTCACACAATGTCAATGCACCTCCAGGGTCTGTGCCATTGAGAACCACATTGACCAACCGACCAATCATGCCTCCACAGTTGAAGGATCTAGTAGCTCCAGCTGGAATGGAGGGAATAACAGCACATCTGAGAaatagacagagacagaaattaAAGGTTAATTCTGGTTTACTAAAAAAAATTTGGAACATAAAGTGCATAACGTTTGATGAGTAAAGGAACGGCAGCAGTCAGATGATCAATTGTAAACAAACCAACAGATTACTCTGACCGCCTTTTGGAGGTTAAACTAAAGGTTTCATCAGAAATGCCTTTCCCAAAAGGTTGGCTTACCCAGGCAGTTGTTTAAAACATGATAATCTTTACAGTGCCATGCCAATGCTTCAGAAAAGCTACAAATTGGAtcttgtggtgagattgttttttcAATCTCAATTTAACAGCTAGCCATGTTTGCCTGAACTACATACTCTTGGTTGTAATGAACTggaattaattatatatatatccttGAATAAAACCAGTCATCACTGAAAGATGAAACCTCATTTCACCCACATTCTCAACTGGAAAagtaaggcaagtttatttgtatagcacattttaacaacaaggtaattcaaagtgctttacataaaacataaaagcaacagggaaatataaaaaagtttaaaagcaacataaaatataataaaagttacagttaaagagttaaatagaaaaaagcaatgataaaaagctaaaaacaaagaaaaagaaaacaggacagtaaaagttacagtgcagtgtaagttatcaataaaaagaaaaatcttaaatatttaattaaaagcaatggtaaaaagaaaagtcttcagtcttaatttaaatgaactgaTTGTTTCAGCAAATCTGCAGTTATCTATTTGTTCCAAacatacggagcataataactgaatgcTAGAAGAATAGAATAGTAGAATAATTGAGAAGTATATTTAGTGAGATCCTCAAATATTACTGTTcctctgcagcaacaacagtgtCACAATGATAAACTGGTGctaaaaaggcagagtgactgTGCAACCATAAAAATGAAAGCTTGGGTGTTTCCAGCCAAGGACTCTATATCATTTAATATCATTTCTAGGgatacattttgttaatttgaccAGTAGGCTCAATGCAAGTTCAGAATGTCATTAACTGCAACTAATGTAGTAAATTGGTGAATTACAGCTCACAATACTTTCTACAATGCACTGAACATCAGACTGGTGACATCTAACAATGTAAGAGTATAAAAGGTGGAACcttctttaaaaaacacaattgtaATACTCTCCTGGATTACCTTGGGTTGTTGTTGCCGTTGTTCTCCAGGGAATTCCCAATGAGTATCATGGCATTATTGATCCTTTCAGCTAAAATATCTCTGTTGGTAATGCTAACTGATTCAATCCTGTACACGGCCGGCAGGAGCAAACTCCACCAGTGGCTTGGTCCAAATTCAGTATGGGTGCAAGATCCATCTTCAAAGTATGAGTCTCTATTCCCATCAATTGCTGTTGAAGCGTAACCACCAGAAGCTGTCGATGACTGAGTTGCTGTTCCACTGGGCGCAATATTTGGCAAAGAGGTAGCTTGgtgatgacaaaaataaaacaaaaaacaaacaaaacgttAGCTTATTTTGAACGTATACTTTGAACTTcagcatcaaaaacatgttaggttctttAGCAGGGGcgttgctagacataaagctctactggggcaAAGAACTCCTCATTCCCccatgtaaatatatatatatttttgattgaagtgaataaaatgtgttagtatgtgccTCACTAGCTTAGCCCATTAATATTGGCATTGTTatgtcagaaagggctttgGCCAgagcataagcacacacacctaTGGTACCACCTAAGAAAAATTCTGCTATGGGGCCCTCCTACCTGATTTGTGAGCagtgtaaacaatttgccattgctgcacacctgacactgcagtgctctCACCTCTCCTTTAAAACCTGAATCGAAACCTCTTCTTGAAAATACCACCAATGATTTGACTGGACCTCTGAACACTAACTCAATCCTCCATTAGGGTCTAAGCTGCCTGTAGACCTCTGCCTTTGCttttactggctgaggctgcctgtatttcacctgggtctgtgtgaccttCTAAAAACGTTTGTACTGGGTCTATGCTAGTACTGGAtttggatcagctgtgcttgtactggtttatgatccagcatctactctacagACAACTTTCCGCAgagcccctgtaaattataaatatcaatacttgcaagatattaatgttatcagctgcatcaggcccattcaaactggctccccttgtttcctttaatacattttcaaaaggaaaatagTATTTAGACTTTGACATGACTACGTGATGTTTATTATCTACTGAAAGATGTACAcccatattgcccagtctgccctgctgataaaacatttaataaccAATGTAAATCCAATGCTTTCCAtattgcattagtccagagttgtaacttaaccttcactgagagacagataattatTGTctcgttttaaaatgatgtgggcctttgaggagtgccatcacatccGTGTCTTGTCTGGACTGGTTCCACTAATGTTGCTGCAGGAATGCAATAAGATCCGGTTGAGGACTGGCAAGAAACCAAGACCAAAACAGACCTAGTTGAGCTGCTCAGCTGGGTTAGCAAgacagagattcactgcagctatACATGAACCTGCTCACATTAGACTTTccgaggagagaaaacaaatttACCTGACCTCACTCTCATTaagttattttctcttcttgtgcacTGAAGGATAGTCCTCTCACCAATGTTGAAAACACTCGCTTTCAACATTGACTCCTTTTTTTGCAATGTTTTATATCGTAACAACGTGCCGTTTCACATcaaccagtagttttattttgaaagtgtaaccggacgttgcatatatATTATTGCTGACTTGACGGCGGAGCCCTACAAGTTCAAAAACGACACCAAGGGGTCTCGACAGGGGCATGGATACAGGGGCACATGCCCCAGTAAAATGGGTCTAGCAACGCCTAtgttcttcagtcagtgccattgaccaGACACAGATtaagatctggagttggtccccagACACTGCAtactgcccactgctcccttgagggatggattaaatgcagagaatgaatttcacaacATGTACATTATGTGTATGTAACAGTAAAGTACctttacttattttactttatctCATACAATGCAGTACAATTTTAAagcaattttacattttatcatGTCATTTGTAATATCATAACAGAGCACTTCTTAAAGGGAACCAGACACATCCTTCAAGAAATGTATTAACTTTGGACATGACCAGAAAACAGAATGAGTTCTGCAATGCACGTCTCAAAGCTGCCCCACTACAGTGGAGGCAAATGGAAACACTAAAACAGTATTTCATCTTTTTAACAACAATGTCACCGTTACTCAGGATAATCTGGTAAATCTGCAGTCCttttattttaaccattttaGTATAGCAGCAGTACTTCCATTAGAAATGCTAACAACCCTAGCAAAATTTATATGTGTGGTACAGGGAACTGATATAACATATATCAATTACATTTCATTGCAATTAACagatgtgtttaaaaataatgttt encodes:
- the LOC123974309 gene encoding uncharacterized protein LOC123974309, with protein sequence MAPAHPLYRLGVCFQHATSLPNIAPSGTATQSSTASGGYASTAIDGNRDSYFEDGSCTHTEFGPSHWWSLLLPAVYRIESVSITNRDILAERINNAMILIGNSLENNGNNNPRCAVIPSIPAGATRSFNCGGMIGRLVNVVLNGTDPGGALTLCEVQVFGELAAPSPSFRAVVMGRGIAVVESKLCWSDALLYCREFYWDLLSIRSEEEQREVETVLRTASFPLTDHVWLGLRRYLMGGTWFWMSGDSMNYTNWETTSVWQITSPCGSIDTSGWTDLPCQAQLYFICFTDIQRDIKRVTYFSTTRPDQTQL